One Aspergillus oryzae RIB40 DNA, chromosome 2 genomic window carries:
- a CDS encoding Zn(II)2Cys6 transcription factor (predicted protein), whose protein sequence is MATSLIRADAQPSLGNAYHARATGLGPSGSFHPGQKRKASESSLTPKPSNARQKITRACDHCKEKKTRCTGTLPCMRCTRLSLPCEYNAAYSRGLPPEPLPAPPSVAADYANQDHVLSPTYTNRSFSSQRSRRSYSRGAAGSRQQPKNGAEVSGRNSPDPVVTDFEGNYLGPASGVSFLNRVWRRLHQDEIEAVPGDLQKESSSKSTSVFMFGDRPYSDDREAGFTLPSIERARELVEIYFDFSMVTYRFLHRGTVEGWLKQVYESNICSRNPPTGPMVARTAILLIIFAVSSLHEELKPENDIDVWNGSERWYAASKYLLSLESGPPRLESVQARLGQCLYLLSSSRANECWYAFGTALQLVTALGLHRRYPAKSSKNGNTYLDREIRKRIFWSTYTLDKYLSVMFGRPRLIHEEDHDQELPDEVNDEDMSQDDARRRTGSPDCMMIASVLHYRLGRILGEVSRQLYTINPRSREPPLEVAVRLTSELEEWKRAAPPLFNSVRATSLIPPLCRQSQVLQLAYSHSIIHATRLFLLNDFTDLSRRPPVSHSTVTNHVHKCIGAAEDVMRIVDTLGKQGVLIRSFWFTHYVCFCAITVVYIYTIQQCQLSSYPDASRSMEDKTYLCSLFNLAEACQQHLAEATRKNCPSRRYSIILGELRLEARRQTGSYLRSDAPANTSQPLATTVIQGQASMVQKTANQADIPQPLPSASRSANNPETFAPPDTVEETFDFGEDFGLLDNLEGLNWWTQLDSWVRFHFYYTSMFLYLST, encoded by the exons ATGGCGACCAGTCTCATTAGGGCAGATGCGCAGCCGTCGCTCGGAAATGCTTATCATGCTAGAGCTACGGGTCTGGGGCCGAGCGGAAGCTTTCATCCggggcagaaaaggaaggcaTCTGAGTCATCATTAACGCCCAAGCCAAGCAATGCGAGACAGAAAATCACGAGAGCCTGTGATCACtgcaaggagaaaaagaccCGGTGTACTGGAACACTTCCGTGTATGAGATGTACGAGACTCTCGCTTCCTTGCGAATACAATGCCGCGTACTCTAGAGGCCTTCCTCCAGAGCCTCTACCAGCGCCCCCATCGGTAGCAGCTGACTACGCAAACCAAGATCATGTTCTCTCGCCAACATATACTAATcggagcttttcttctcagcGGTCGAGGAGGAGCTATTCCCGGGGTGCTGCTGGTTCGCGGCAGCAACCCAAGAATGGTGCTGAGGTCTCAGGTCGTAACTCACCCGACCCCGTGGTCACTGATTTCGAGGGCAATTACCTTGGACCGGCGTCGGGGGTCTCCTTCCTAAACCGTGTTTGGCGTCGCCTGCACCAGGACGAGATAGAGGCGGTTCCAGGTGACTTGCAGAAGGAGTCGTCTTCGAAAAGTACGTCGGTATTCATGTTTGGCGATAGACCCTACTCAGACGACCGGGAAGCTGGCTTTACCCTTCCCTCTATTGAGCGGGCCCGAGAGCTGGTTGAGATATATTTCGACTTCTCGATGGTCACATACCGTTTTTTACATAGAGGAACTGTGGAGGGTTGGCTGAAGCAAGTGTATGAAAGCAATATTTGTTCTCGGAATCCACCCACTGGCCCAATGGTAGCTCGAACAGCTATTCTCCTCATAATCTTCGCTGTAAGTTCGCTGCATGAAGAACTGAaaccagaaaatgatatcGACGTTTGGAACGGAAG CGAGCGATGGTACGCTGCTTCAAAATATCTGCTGTCCCTAGAGTCAGGACCTCCCCGGCTAGAATCGGTTCAAGCGAGGTTAGGTCAATGCCTCTACCTGCTTTCATCATCCCGAGCCAACGAATGTTGGTACGCTTTTGGGACTGCGCTGCAACTTGTGACGGCCTTGGGGCTGCACCGAAGATACCCTGCGAAGTCGTCGAAGAATGGCAATACGTACTTGGATCGTGAAATCCGTAAACGGATCTTCTGGAGTACTTACACTCTGGATAAATACCTCAGTGTCATGTTCGGGAGGCCGAGGCTAATCCacgaagaagatcatgaCCAGGAACTTCCGGACGAGGTCAATGACGAAGATATGTCGCAGGACGATGCACGCCGAAGGACAGGGTCTCCTGACTGTATGATGATCGCATCCGTCCTCCACTACCG ACTAGGCCGCATACTCGGTGAAGTTTCCCGACAACTATACACGATCAATCCTCGATCACGAGAGCCACCTCTCGAAGTAGCTGTACGGCTCACTTCGGAGTtagaggaatggaaaagggCCGCACCACCTTTATTCAACAGTGTTCGTGCCACAAGTCTCATCCCACCTCTTTGTAGGCAAAGCCAAGTTTTACAACTCGCATACTCGCATTCGATTATCCACGCCACCAGGTTATTTCTCCTGAATGATTTCACGGACCTCAGTCGCAGGCCGCCGGTCTCACATTCCACGGTAACAAACCATGTGCACAAATGTATAGGGGCTGCCGAAGACGTCATGAGGATAGTGGATACCCTTGGGAAGCAAGGCGTCCTGATCCGGTCCTTCTGGTTCACTCACTACGTGTGCTTCTGCGCCATCACGgtggtgtatatatataccatccAACAATGTCAGCTATCCTCGTATCCCGATGCCTCGCGGAGTATGGAGGATAAAACATACTTGTGTTCATTATTCAACCTCGCCGAGGCTTGTCAGCAACATCTTGCGGAGGCTACCCGCAAGAACTGCCCAAGCCGTCGCTATAGCATCATTCTGGGGGAACTTAGATTGGAGGCACGTAGACAGACCGGTTCATATCTACGTTCGGATGCTCCTGCAAATACTTCACAGCCGCTTGCCACTACAGTTATCCAAGGTCAAGCCTCTATGGTCCAAAAAACTGCAAACCAAGCAGATATCCCACAACCGCTCCCGTCGGCTTCTCGCTCTGCAAATAACCCAGAAACCTTTGCACCTCCGGACACAGTGGAAGAAACATTTGATTTTGGCGAGGACTTTGGACTTCTGGATAATTTGGAAGGACTGAATTGGTGGACTCAGTTAGACTCCTGGGTGCGTTTCCACTTTTACTACACTTCGATGTTCCTATACCTCAGCACATAA
- a CDS encoding putative NRPS-like enzyme (non-ribosomal peptide synthetase/alpha-aminoadipate reductase and related enzymes): MLGANEDTFYNPLEPPVTNVSKMITATAPHSTPLPKPILKNASFNHDPDRVPLTVDELVRSRASLGSEQPVICYPRTGIEYVDYPLRQLDIFSFRVAGAIAAKVPSRASSRDTPTVVSLLGTSDLSYLVMLLAVAKLGHTGLLLSTRISIEAYVSLLERTNSRHVFIHESFKATAEELKQRLPDLQVEVIPTQEFFNYPIPEGNVDTNMVPWLDPVAESKHLAWIIHSSGSTGLPKPIYQTQAAAVRNYSGHMNMSGFITLPLYHNHGISVLFRTIYSSKRLYLYNAELPLTRQHLLDIMQAHPLEIFYGVPYALKLLAETEEGIAALAQFKAVMFGGSACPDSLGNLLVENNVNLISHYGSTETGQLMTSFRPREDKEWDYLRPSEAVKKYLRFEERYPGIFELICLDGWPSKVISNRPDGSYATKDLFVKHPTLEAYKYYARLDDTIVLVNGEKVNPLDMEGRVRQLNTISEAIVFGAGKASIGLAVVRAPGTASMPDQELIESIWPAVEAAHEAMPAYGQLSKSMVRVLPEDTPYPRTDKGTIIRQRFYKEFSNLIEEAYEAEDAMSGSLVLSETELKAFLKDQLRDILAHRKEDELTEDADFFALGMDSLQATQLRSILMKTLNTNGQKLGLNVAFEHPTIGSLARHLDSLHSGATTDVQSVEDQMAELISKYSDFQKHVPMSNGLDGRYIVITGATGSLGAHVVRKLSVRPEVQKIYCLVRAGSPIEGYSRVLQSMRSRRVFDGLTDVAKQKIVALPSDLSQATLGLDATTYSTLTSEITDVIHCAWSVNFNMHLSSFEKDSIGGLKNLLDLCLKAQRPAPASFNFCSSISSVVGTVEDDISEALPKKLSYAQNMGYAQSKLVSEHICMNAAQQAGICARVLRIGQVIGDQDHGVWNSTEAIPLMLQAATTIGALPKLNESPLWLPVDTVAGTVTDISLSSTAISKPDAELVFNIVSHHPFHWTKDLLPYVREAGLEFEELEQRDWIHRLRTSNPDPVANPPIKLVDFFASKYDTDKPRRSFNWHTERAREVSNTLADARPLDRELVGKMIEYFRKECWSLKN; encoded by the exons ATGCTTGGTGCGAACGAGGATACCTTCTACAACCCGCTGGAGCCTCCAGTGACGAATGTATCAAAGATGATTACTGCAACTGCCCCCCATAGCACACCGTTGCCTAAGCCGATATTGAAAAATGCGAGTTTCAACCATGATCCGGATCGGGTACCACTCACAGTCGACGAGCTCGTCCGAAGCCGTGCATCTCTTGGTTCAGAACAACCCGTGATATGTTATCCAAGGACCGGCATTGAATATGTGGACTACCCTTTGCGCCAActagacatcttctcctttcgGGTCGCTGGAGCCATAGCTGCTAAGGTCCCGTCTCGGGCTTCCTCGAGAGACACCCCAACAGTTGTTTCACTATTGGGAACCTCCGACCTCAGCTACCTTGTTATGCTCCTCGCAGTGGCGAAGCTGGGACACACCGGACTGCTTCTCTCAACCCGGATCTCTATCGAAGCTTACGTGTCATTGTTGGAAAGAACAAACTCGCGCCATGTTTTCATCCATGAATCTTTTAAAGCCACAGCCGAGGAGCTCAAGCAGCGGCTCCCGGATCTGCAAGTTGAGGTGATCCCAACACAGGAATTCTTCAATTACCCGATTCCAGAGGGGAACGTCGATACGAACATGGTTCCCTGGCTAGATCCTGTGGCCGAATCCAAACACCTGGCGTGGATCATTCACTCCAGTGGCTCAACTGGTCTCCCAAAACCGATCTACCAGACTCAAGCAGCGGCCGTCAGGAATTATTCCGGTCATATGAATATGTCTGGATTCATAACTTTACCACTCTACCATAATCATGGAATCAGTGTACTGTTCCGGACAATCTACTCATCAAAGAGGCTCTATCTCTACAACGCTGAACTTCCGCTCACCCGGCAGCACCTGCTGGATATTATGCAAGCGCATCCTCTCGAGATCTTCTATGGAGTACCGTACGCCTTGAAATTGCTCGCCGAGACAGAGGAGGGTATTGCTGCTCTTGCACAGTTCAAGGCGGTTATGTTCGGAGGATCTGCGTGCCCGGACTCGTTGGGAAACCTTCTTGTTGAGAACAACGTTAACCTTATAAGTCACTACGGATC AACGGAAACTGGTCAGCTGATGACCTCCTTCAGGCCGCGGGAGGATAAAGAATGGGACTACCTAAGGCCTTCCGAGGCAGTAAAGAAATATCTGCGATTTGAGGAGCGCTACCCGGGGATATTTGAACTGATTTGCCTCGACGGTTGGCCTTCGAAGGTCATTTCCAATCGACCAGATGGGTCCTATGCCACCAAGGATCTGTTCGTGAAGCATCCGACCCTGGAAGCGTATAAGTATTACGCCCGGCTAGATGACACGATTGTCCTCGTCAACGGAGAAAAGGTTAACCCCCTTGATATGGAAGGAAGGGTCAGACAGCTCAATACAATCTCCGAGGCTATTGTTTTCGGAGCAGGCAAGGCTAGCATCGGGCTGGCGGTTGTTCGTGCGCCTGGGACTGCCTCCATGCCTGATCAGGAACTTATTGAGAGTATCTGGCCCGCCGTCGAGGCGGCACATGAAGCAATGCCAGCGTACGGACAGCTCTCGAAAAGCATGGTCCGCGTGTTACCGGAAGATACACCTTACCCGCGCACGGACAAGGGAACCATTATCCGACAAAGATTCTACAAAGAATTCAGCAATCTGATCGAAGAAGCATATGAGGCGGAGGATGCCATGAGTGGATCGCTTGTCCTATCCGAAACCGAGCTCAAGGCCTTCCTCAAGGATCAGTTACGTGACATTCTTGCGCAcagaaaggaagatgaaCTGACGGAAGATGCcgacttctttgcccttGGAATGGACTCCCTCCAGGCTACCCAGCTTCGATCTATCCTCATGAAAACGCTCAATACTAACGGCCAAAAGCTTGGCCTGAATGTGGCGTTTGAGCATCCTACAATCGGGTCTTTGGCTCGCCACCTTGATTCCCTTCACTCAGGAGCTACAACTGATGTTCAGTCTGTCGAAGATCAAATGGCCGAATTGATATCGAAGTATAGCGACTTCCAGAAACACGTTCCAATGTCGAATGGCTTAGACGGGAGATATATT GTTATCACAGGTGCTACAGGTTCATTAGGAGCTCACGTAGTCAGGAAGCTTTCTGTCCGTCCAGAGGTGCAGAAGATCTACTGTCTTGTCCGCGCCGGCTCACCAATCGAAGGCTACAGTCGGGTACTCCAATCCATGCGCAGTCGCCGCGTGTTTGATGGCCTTACGGACGTTGCCAAACAGAAAATCGTTGCTCTTCCATCCGACCTATCTCAGGCGACTTTGGGACTAGATGCTACAACCTACAGTACCTTGACCTCGGAGATCACTGATGTCATTCATTGCGCCTGGTCTGTAAACTTCAACATGCACCTCAGCAGCTTCGAGAAGGACAGCATCGGAGGTCTCAAGAATCTCCTAGACCTATGTCTCAAGGCCCAACGACCAGCCCCAGCCTCATTTAACTTCTGTTCTTCAATCAGCTCAGTGGTGGGTACGGTCGAGGACGACATTTCCGAAGCACTCCCTAAGAAACTCTCATATGCCCAAAACATGGGCTACGCCCAATCAAAGCTCGTAAGCGAACACATATGCATGAACGCCGCACAACAAGCGGGCATCTGTGCGAGAGTACTCCGAATCGGCCAGGTGATTGGTGACCAAGACCACGGTGTCTGGAACTCAACAGAGGCCATCCCACTCATGCTACAAGCCGCAACAACTATCGGGGCACTCCCGAAACTCAACGAGTCACCTCTGTGGCTCCCAGTGGACACAGTTGCGGGCACTGTCACTGACATTTCCCTATCCAGCACGGCGATCTCCAAGCCCGACGCAGAGCTTGTCTTCAACATCGTCAGCCATCACCCGTTCCACTGGACAAAGGACCTCCTCCCCTATGTTCGCGAGGCAGGTCTTGAGTTCGAGGAGCTAGAGCAACGAGACTGGATCCACCGCTTGAGAACATCGAACCCGGACCCCGTCGCCAACCCGCCTATCAAGcttgttgatttcttcgcAAGCAAGTATGACACCGATAAGCCACGACGGTCGTTCAACTGGCATACTGAACGGGCAAGGGAAGTGTCAAATACTTTGGCAGATGCAAGGCCTCTGGATCGGGAGCTTGTGGGAAAAATGATAGAGTATTTCCGGAAGGAATGCTGGTCTCTGAAGAattga
- a CDS encoding uncharacterized protein (predicted protein) — protein MGSPPISDAGALTDTISFQCDEARPQCIRCARTGAMCWFQKTPLRFRSVDTNKSIGSKALEGDRSKYDVITIDGPSKPVRHGGWQGLNGCSSRAEDCLFSYTILEPASPLNEKEQISLQDSPIGKTTEQLYLSYFTQELMSMLPESVRAVASRMTELSGLREAAIALSAARLASIESAPQLSPLRKPRLQHFSEALSRFISAVQQIRSHPTDIENVLAAVIHLVLFELEVGTLWGVCCHVSGLENLLKLHQDVLMESHYGRTLLRAGAFLGIRTLFLLSPLTSFDIEPATGRYFQRLFDGIAQPQEIIYINMTRAVSMTTRLILTHCMQYDHETWNIVAGKVYNQFLDAPMQPADTSILPETTEGRDIFIYLKELEERNESVISDSSYEPLDTMLSKLRGSRPHNMHSFLNIPGINPIRFDQCEDAIFHAIYALTHIYCDGELLQSLLYQQEIESNLHVADYVKMILGIAKGYNPASCFCDSVYNINISWVLILLALRWPTEEVMIYLKDDFLPRLQGTDTLREDTVGSLPSFSRIVNVLHTETKRGRRIYTMQPVYADSDEQEHFFLMNQVKGYAIHGRDSEGHFFNDYVST, from the coding sequence ATGGGATCACCGCCAATTTCAGACGCAGGTGCACTTACTGATACTATTAGTTTCCAGTGCGATGAAGCTCGGCCACAATGTATCCGATGTGCTCGTACAGGGGCTATGTGCTGGTTCCAGAAGACGCCGCTACGGTTTCGTTCCGTGGATACGAATAAAAGCATAGGGTCGAAAGCCTTGGAGGGTGACCGGTCGAAATATGATGTGATCACCATAGATGGACCATCTAAGCCTGTGCGACATGGTGGTTGGCAGGGGCTTAATGGTTGCAGTTCACGCGCAGAGGACTGCTTGTTTTCATATACCATCCTGGAGCCTGCTTCGCCGCTAAATGAGAAGGAGCAAATATCTTTACAGGACAGCCCTATAGGCAAGACTACTGAGCAACTGTATTTATCCTACTTCACACAAGAATTGATGAGCATGTTGCCGGAAAGCGTCCGAGCGGTTGCCTCCAGGATGACAGAACTGTCTGGTCTTCGTGAGGCTGCCATCGCCCTCTCCGCTGCCCGACTGGCATCCATCGAAAGCGCACCACAACTGTCACCGCTACGGAAACCTCGTTTGCAGCACTTTTCTGAAGCGCTTAGTCGATTTATCTCCGCGGTCCAGCAGATCCGATCTCATCCTACGGATATAGAGAATGTGCTCGCCGCAGTCATACATCTGGTTCTCTTCGAATTAGAAGTAGGGACACTCTGGGGTGTCTGTTGCCATGTTTCCGGGCTCGAGAACTTGCTCAAGCTGCACCAGGATGTTCTAATGGAGTCACACTATGGTCGAACTCTTCTGCGAGCTGGTGCTTTTCTCGGGATACGGACTCTATTCTTGCTGAGTCCGCTCACTTCGTTCGATATTGAACCTGCGACAGGGAGGTACTTTCAGAGACTATTCGACGGAATAGCTCAGCCACAAGAgatcatatatataaatatgacCAGAGCTGTATCGATGACGACGCGTCTTATTCTGACTCACTGCATGCAGTATGATCATGAGACCTGGAATATCGTGGCGGGCAAGGTCTATAATCAATTCCTAGATGCCCCCATGCAGCCAGCGGATACTTCCATATTACCTGAAACAACCGAAGGACGAGATATCTTTATATACCTGAAAGAATTAGAGGAGCGAAATGAATCCGTCATCTCCGATTCGAGCTACGAACCGCTCGACACGATGCTTTCAAAATTAAGAGGGTCGAGGCCCCACAATATGCACTCCTTTCTCAATATCCCCGGTATAAATCCAATCAGATTCGATCAATGTGAAGACGCCATCTTCCACGCCATATATGCTCTTACGCATATCTACTGCGACGGggagcttctccaaagtCTACTCTACCAACAGGAAATCGAAAGCAATCTCCATGTGGCCGATTATGTAAAGATGATCCTTGGTATCGCAAAAGGTTACAACCCGGCAAGCTGTTTCTGCGACAGTGtctacaacatcaacattAGCTGGGTATTGATCTTGCTAGCCTTGCGTTGGCCAACTGAGGAGGTCATGATTTACCTCAAAGATGACTTCCTTCCGCGTTTACAGGGCACGGATACTCTGCGGGAGGACACAGTAGGGTCACTACCATCCTTCTCGCGGATCGTGAATGTATTACACACGGAAACAAAACGTGGCCGCAGAATTTACACAATGCAACCTGTCTACGCAGACTCTGATGAGCAGGAGCATTTCTTCCTGATGAACCAGGTGAAAGGATATGCGATCCATGGCCGAGACAGTGAGGGTCACTTCTTCAATGACTATGTCTCTACTTGA